One genomic window of Gracilinema caldarium DSM 7334 includes the following:
- the ispG gene encoding flavodoxin-dependent (E)-4-hydroxy-3-methylbut-2-enyl-diphosphate synthase — protein MKQNQMVRVVKIGGFDHLSSVLVGGAYPVAVQTMWKDRLDETSLQGESGKHIETRIDKLQKLGCSLLRFAVPDLAAADVLGELAKRVTMPLVADIHFDYKIALRCLDFPIAKIRINPGNIGSLDKVKAVAAKAAEKGVPIRIGINAGSLPADLRKAVDEQQMTRAEALVSTAERELEIFETLNFKNVLLSMKASSIYDTLEANRLIAKRTDVPLHLGVTEAGPLIPGIVRNSIALHTLLAEGIGATIRVSLSDTMENEVIAGREIVSAVADSSGKGVNGQGVIIVSCPRCGRNSFDTHAFTERWRDTLYMMKKDITVAIMGCAVNGPGEARHADIGITGAGNKVLIFRHGNIVRTVAVTEADQAFKEELEKL, from the coding sequence ATGAAACAAAATCAAATGGTCCGGGTTGTAAAAATTGGTGGTTTTGACCACCTTTCTTCTGTGCTGGTAGGCGGTGCCTATCCTGTGGCAGTTCAAACCATGTGGAAGGATCGGCTCGATGAAACATCTTTACAGGGTGAATCGGGTAAACATATAGAAACGCGGATTGATAAACTGCAGAAACTTGGCTGCAGCCTCTTAAGATTTGCAGTACCTGATCTAGCTGCTGCGGATGTCTTGGGTGAACTTGCCAAGCGGGTAACCATGCCCCTCGTCGCAGACATCCACTTCGATTATAAAATTGCCCTTCGCTGTCTCGATTTCCCTATAGCTAAAATACGGATAAATCCTGGTAATATCGGCTCCCTTGATAAGGTTAAAGCAGTTGCAGCTAAGGCTGCTGAAAAGGGAGTTCCTATCAGAATTGGAATTAATGCAGGAAGCTTGCCAGCAGATCTGCGAAAAGCTGTAGACGAACAACAAATGACACGGGCTGAAGCTCTCGTAAGCACTGCGGAGCGGGAATTGGAAATATTTGAAACCCTGAATTTTAAAAATGTACTTTTATCCATGAAGGCTTCTTCTATTTATGATACATTGGAAGCTAACCGCCTGATTGCTAAAAGAACCGATGTGCCCCTTCATCTAGGGGTGACTGAAGCAGGTCCCCTTATACCAGGTATCGTTCGCAATTCTATTGCTTTGCATACCCTCTTAGCGGAAGGTATTGGCGCTACGATTCGGGTATCCCTGTCGGATACGATGGAAAACGAAGTCATTGCGGGGCGGGAAATTGTTAGCGCAGTGGCTGATTCTAGTGGCAAGGGAGTAAACGGACAGGGAGTTATTATCGTATCATGCCCCCGTTGTGGTCGAAACAGTTTCGATACCCATGCCTTTACTGAACGGTGGCGTGATACCCTCTATATGATGAAAAAAGATATCACAGTGGCCATCATGGGGTGTGCTGTTAATGGTCCCGGTGAGGCACGCCATGCTGACATTGGTATCACTGGTGCGGGTAATAAGGTTCTCATTTTTAGACACGGTAACATTGTTCGAACTGTCGCTGTTACTGAGGCAGACCAGGCATTCAAAGAAGAGCTGGAAAAGTTATGA
- a CDS encoding ATP synthase subunit K (produces ATP from ADP in the presence of a proton gradient across the membrane; the K subunit is a nonenzymatic component which binds the dimeric form by interacting with the G and E subunits), with protein sequence MDIGMIGVAAALGLSAFGSALGAGIAGMTAIGSWKKCFLQNKPVPFLLVAFAGAPLTQTIYGFILMNAIRSGGLDGVGKLAVGLFAGLAMGASALYQGKAAAYASDALAETGQGFGNYILVVGLIETVALFVMVFSLGIAG encoded by the coding sequence ATGGATATCGGAATGATTGGCGTTGCTGCTGCATTGGGTCTTTCAGCTTTTGGTTCTGCACTGGGAGCCGGTATTGCCGGTATGACCGCAATTGGGTCTTGGAAAAAGTGTTTTCTGCAGAATAAGCCTGTACCATTCCTGTTAGTGGCCTTTGCCGGCGCTCCGCTTACTCAAACCATTTATGGTTTTATATTGATGAACGCAATCCGCAGCGGGGGGCTCGATGGAGTTGGTAAGCTCGCAGTTGGACTTTTTGCTGGGCTTGCCATGGGTGCTTCTGCTCTGTATCAGGGCAAGGCTGCAGCTTATGCCTCCGATGCTCTTGCTGAAACCGGACAGGGCTTTGGTAACTATATTTTGGTCGTCGGTCTTATCGAAACCGTAGCCCTCTTTGTGATGGTTTTCTCCTTGGGTATTGCTGGTTAA
- a CDS encoding V-type ATP synthase subunit I, with amino-acid sequence MKKVALVVFDREREASLEALRKLGVVHLERKNVSSDGLSSVMELKIQAEHALGILRNAATKEETNTSIVQKTEPAALIQEVLRLADQKKQEQELLAADIKELHRIAAWGDFEPASLEDLRKQGITLIPYELPKKVYEKLDPAVSIIVLSEDKTLVRCVVVGDPIPGEQPFALPELSYSALSNRIAQRKQTIADIEKKLSELSSQMYLIERELQRLNEQAEFEAAKASMEVTEDTPPELAISWITGYIPADAAGKLKRAAAEYGWALIIDDPNEGDRPPTLVRNPAYIRIVQPIFDLLGTVPGYHEYDISMSFLVFFSLFFAMIIGDAGYGVLILLLSLYFGFKGKKKTGKFADGILLLLLLSSVTIIWGAINGTWFALPYDSLPAFLKALVIPPFRPNPSLAPKEAARLVQQNIKHLCFIIGTVQLVWAHMKNIKKALPSLTAFAQLGWLSMVLGLYFLVLNLVLDKTAFPVPPFAIWMIGGGLATYFVFAEQKGGNFIANILKSFANFLPTFLSAVSSFSDIISYIRLFAVGLAGFAIAESFNGMAAGLPAGMVRILAGALILFFGHGLNLAMSALSVVVHGVRLNMLEYSGHLGMEWSGVKYSPFAVKETAQQ; translated from the coding sequence ATGAAAAAGGTCGCTCTTGTTGTTTTTGATCGTGAACGGGAAGCCTCACTGGAGGCCTTACGAAAGCTGGGAGTGGTTCATCTGGAACGTAAAAATGTTAGCTCCGATGGGCTCAGCAGCGTTATGGAACTAAAAATTCAGGCTGAACATGCATTGGGAATACTTCGTAATGCCGCTACTAAGGAAGAAACCAATACCAGTATCGTTCAAAAAACAGAGCCCGCTGCACTGATACAGGAGGTTCTGCGTTTAGCTGATCAGAAAAAACAGGAACAGGAGCTCCTTGCAGCAGACATAAAGGAATTACATAGAATCGCAGCCTGGGGTGATTTTGAACCGGCTAGCCTGGAAGACCTAAGAAAGCAGGGTATTACGCTTATCCCCTATGAACTGCCTAAAAAGGTGTACGAGAAGCTTGATCCCGCAGTTTCTATAATAGTTCTTTCTGAAGATAAGACCCTCGTACGCTGTGTTGTGGTAGGGGACCCGATCCCTGGCGAACAGCCCTTTGCATTGCCTGAACTTTCATATTCTGCTCTCTCAAATCGGATTGCTCAGCGTAAACAAACCATCGCCGATATAGAAAAGAAACTCTCAGAGCTTTCTTCTCAGATGTATCTCATAGAGCGGGAACTCCAGAGGTTAAACGAACAGGCAGAGTTTGAAGCCGCCAAGGCCAGTATGGAAGTTACAGAGGACACCCCACCGGAACTGGCAATTTCCTGGATCACCGGGTATATTCCCGCTGATGCAGCGGGTAAGCTGAAACGAGCCGCCGCAGAGTATGGATGGGCACTCATTATCGATGACCCCAATGAAGGAGATAGGCCGCCTACGCTTGTACGAAATCCGGCCTATATTCGGATTGTACAGCCCATATTTGACCTCTTAGGCACGGTCCCGGGGTATCACGAATATGACATTAGTATGTCATTCCTCGTATTTTTCTCTCTATTTTTTGCCATGATTATTGGAGATGCAGGTTATGGTGTCCTAATTCTCCTTTTAAGTCTCTATTTTGGTTTTAAGGGAAAAAAGAAGACCGGCAAATTCGCAGACGGAATTCTGTTATTACTATTGCTTTCTTCGGTTACTATTATATGGGGTGCCATTAACGGAACCTGGTTTGCCTTGCCTTATGACAGCCTTCCCGCTTTCCTGAAAGCTTTGGTAATACCACCCTTCAGACCAAATCCTTCACTAGCACCAAAGGAAGCTGCCCGGCTCGTTCAGCAAAACATAAAGCACCTTTGCTTTATCATTGGAACAGTTCAGCTCGTATGGGCCCATATGAAGAATATTAAAAAAGCCCTGCCATCGCTGACCGCCTTTGCACAGCTCGGATGGCTTTCCATGGTATTGGGCCTCTATTTCCTCGTTCTGAACCTGGTTCTCGATAAAACCGCCTTTCCCGTACCACCCTTTGCAATCTGGATGATTGGTGGAGGCCTTGCAACCTATTTTGTTTTTGCTGAACAGAAGGGAGGCAATTTTATAGCAAACATTCTTAAAAGCTTTGCCAACTTCCTGCCCACCTTCCTGTCTGCAGTTTCAAGTTTCTCTGATATAATCAGCTATATCCGTCTCTTTGCGGTTGGACTTGCAGGATTTGCCATTGCTGAAAGCTTTAATGGCATGGCTGCTGGGCTTCCCGCCGGTATGGTCAGAATCCTTGCTGGAGCGTTAATTCTGTTCTTTGGTCATGGATTAAACCTGGCAATGAGCGCTCTCTCGGTAGTCGTTCATGGTGTACGGCTTAATATGTTGGAATACTCCGGCCATCTCGGAATGGAATGGTCTGGTGTCAAATATTCGCCCTTTGCTGTCAAGGAAACAGCCCAGCAATAG
- a CDS encoding V-type ATP synthase subunit D, with amino-acid sequence MAKIKLTKNELKKQKDALKMYQRYLPTLMLKKQQLQMEIRNTESRIRTLIAEKDRVNEQFKSWIAVFGEQGYFTPELLSVTSLRIETGNIAGVEIPVFKGAEFEVQPYDLLRTPLWLDTAVERMRQVLLLDLEAKTLEEQQRRLERELRTTTQRVNLFEKVKIPETKANIKKIRVYLGDQQTAAVVRGKIAKRGMERAAE; translated from the coding sequence ATGGCTAAGATTAAGCTTACGAAGAATGAGCTGAAAAAACAGAAGGATGCACTGAAAATGTATCAGCGCTATCTTCCGACGCTCATGCTTAAAAAACAACAGCTCCAAATGGAAATCCGGAACACCGAAAGCCGGATCCGTACCCTCATAGCCGAAAAGGATAGGGTGAATGAACAGTTTAAGTCCTGGATAGCCGTCTTTGGTGAGCAGGGCTACTTTACCCCGGAACTGCTGTCTGTGACTTCTTTAAGAATAGAAACAGGGAACATTGCCGGTGTTGAAATTCCCGTCTTTAAGGGGGCCGAATTCGAGGTGCAACCCTATGACCTCCTCAGGACGCCCCTGTGGCTCGATACGGCGGTGGAACGGATGCGGCAGGTGCTGCTTCTCGACCTGGAAGCCAAAACCCTGGAAGAGCAGCAACGCCGGCTTGAACGGGAACTGCGTACCACAACCCAGCGGGTTAATCTTTTTGAAAAGGTTAAGATTCCCGAGACCAAGGCAAACATTAAGAAAATAAGGGTCTATTTGGGTGATCAACAGACCGCAGCAGTGGTACGAGGCAAAATTGCCAAACGTGGAATGGAGAGGGCCGCAGAATGA